The genomic DNA CAGTCAGAATTATTTGTTGATGTCAATTTCTGACCATACGTGTACAGTTTCTAACTGTCCAGGTTTATATAAAACTAGTTAACAGACTACGGATATATAGCAATATGtaacttattttatttgttatacTGGGACGTGGTTGCTTATTGCAATGTTATTCATGACCCTTCCCATCTTATATTACGTCATCTCTGCCTGGTTTGTTGTATCTTCAATTGTCCTTTTTAGCTTGCCTGGATTCACCCGTGACGGATGTATACATTGTTCCTTGGTTACACATAAATGCTGTGGCACAAATTCAAAATATGTGTCAGTCTAAATAACACGCCCAAGTTCACACCCAGCATGGGTTTTCATAGTGAATAAGTATTCAAAAattatagcaccaaatcacttgtagttttatttttttattctgttttttttaaatgtgtatacaaacatatatatctatctctatatatatatatatatatatatacatatatatatatatatatgagtttTTTGTTCACAGTTACATCTATATGAACACTCTATTATCTCCAACATAGCCCAGAATCTACCAAGCCAAATTTAATGAAGCTTGGTGAGAGTGTGTTCAGAGGAAGACACCACTCAATTTTGTACAGATCTGTATCACTTTCCTTAAAACTGTGAAATAGTACATGGACTTTGGCAGAGATCTACGATCTCTGAATGTCTGTCTAGTTAGACAACTACTGAAAGGGCAAACCACACTGATTGTTGAACTCAGCCTCCATTTGGAGCTCTGCTGCACTgctgacaaaacaaacacttgCCAGAGCATTTAAAACCCAAACTTACAGCAGCTAATATGACAGTAGGTGTCTCACAGCTTTCcatgacacatgcacacagacacacacacacacacctacaagGTCAATATAAAATCAGTTATGCTTTTGCAGATAGTAAATTTGTAAATCCAAATTCAAACAGCATTTAAATACACGTTTCATTTGACTGAACTGACACCAGCACGCACTCACGGGACACTTCATAAGCTACACCAATATGGACATTTTAGCCCTTACTGACATGATGCAATCTAATGGATTGAGATCTGGCTACTGTGGAGGTCAACTGAGTACagaaaactcattgtcatgttcacaAAACCAGTTTGAGGTGATTTATGCTTTATGACATGGtccattatcctgctgaaagcagcTGTTAGAATTTTAAAAGGGATGGGCATGGTCAGCTACAATATTCATGTACACTGTGGTGTCACCCTGTgctgtcttctgctgctgtagcccatctgcttcgaGCTTTGACAGGTTCTGCAttaagagatgctcttctgcatactttggttaATGAGTGGTTAATTTGAGTCACTGTTTCCTTCTTATTCAAAGCATTCTTTGAACTCTGACATCACCAAGGCCCAGAGAACCAGTTTGTGGtgttggatttatttattttttgatagtgttttttttaaatttcaggtTTATTTTCCAGAGtgtattgttttacatttttatcagtttcagtgttttaatcTTTTGAATTATTATTGTATGAAGGGCATATGCCAGAGGCAAGATTTCGAAGAATCAGTGTAGGTGTAATAATAAAGACAGATGACTCAGTCCTGTAAATATCAAAAGTCTAAATAAAGATCAGGCAAGttgtaataaaattaattaaattaacagATACTAAGGATGTTTcttctgtattttttgttttccacattCACAAAATCACGTATccatttaaatttcattttcacatcaagttttatttaacaataaccttGCAAAGAAAAAGCGCTGCACATTGgttattttctctttcagacccagagatggttgtgtgggaaaatgcctgcagatcagcagtttctaaaatactcagatcagcctgtctggcaccaccAACCATACCACATTCAAAGAGTTGCTGCCATGCGATTGGCCGATTAGATATTTGGATTAATGAGCCATTATACATAGAGCGGCCATCGAGTCTGTCttaattcaaacacacacaaaaaagcagcatagtCCAATACCAAATTTTATTCAATGTCAAGGTACAAAACAGCCtccattcaaaaaaaaaaaaaaaaaaaaaaaattatcacaAACATGTATAAATAATAATCTTACATGATCAAATATATGATTGGTTTGCATATCAACCAATATCTAATAAGTCACTGAAACATTGttcactgaaaaataaagaagaatCCAGTATTCTTGATTGGAATGTTCAAAACTTCACTTGAGTATCATTTTATCCACTCCTCCACTGTCCAAAGAAAACAAGCCTCTCTCCAGTCAGATTGGTTATGCAAACAAAGGAAATATTTCCTCTGTTAAAGAGTGAAATAAAGAAGTGAGAGAAATAGCAGAATTTAAAGAAGACTGGTTTGTTCTAACAAATCCATTTTGTTCCCTCATCTGTCAGAATAACCAAAACGGATGATTACCGCGTGTCAATACTGAAAGGATGAAGAAGATACTGAAGTAACAACTAACACAAAATAAGTTTACATTCTCAttcacaggatttttttttccttttaaaacacagatgttacAGCTATTACAGGAACATAAGCACTGGTGTTTTCATGGAAACATGCATTTTCTCATAACCATTTATtgttaacacaaaaaaaaaaaaaaaaaatccctaagGTTTCACTTTTAGTTTATGTTGCCCTTAAAGAAAATCTTGGGATCCCTCAATGAAACTAATGAGTTAGCAAAGCCACAGGAGgccaaaaaccccccaaaacaaaacaaaaccaccaCACTTTGGCACATGGACAAAAATCCCTGGGATATCTAGCCAAGCCAAGTGATTGGCTTTTGTGGTCACTtcaaatatataaagaaattacAGAAATACAGCTCGTCATGATATGTGTAGAGATGGTTTTGTACAAACAGGGGTAAGAGACATTTTCGTACAATACTAAGAGGAtacagcctacaaaaaaacaaagaaagaaaaaaaagtgcaacatCCTAAcgatataaaaaaataaaccaccTTTCTGTCTCGCAGAACTTGCCAGCCTTACACAATCACACTTTCCCTTCCTCAGCTCCCTCCAATCTTTTAATAATCTGTTCCATCATCTTGGTACACCTGCTCCTCTTCCTGGTAGCCTTGGTAGCCCTCGTCTTGGTAATCTGGGATGTATTCACGGGCGACACCTGCTCCATTTTCATCACCTGGAATCTCAGTGGCTTTGGGACAGTACTTGGCATCGTAGATCTGCCGTCCCAAGCCAAAGTTTTGCCCGCTCTGGTTAGCCCCTTCTCTGTATCCCATCTGTAGAGACATGGTGCTGTTGTCACACTTCTCTGTGCCCAGCTTCTGGTCGTAAATGGCACGCCTCGTTCCTGGAGCCGTCATCCCAGCCTGAAGTGGAGACAGGAAAAGGAAAACTGTCAGATTTCGTGGAATTCTCCCCAGCatttttcccccccccccttcctctcctcctgctTGGCAAACACGAGACTGGCCCCAGACATTTGGCCACTGGGTTAAAGAATACATGTCATTCATCTAGAAAAGATCAGCAACACATTAGGGGATCTGTTGGGGAAATCAAATGCTACCCAGCAACCATTTATTTCCACTAACAGCAGCTGCCATGGTTTCAACAAACACAGAGCCATAATGTCATTAATGTACTCACTGTAACAAAGTGACCATTTTTATAAACTGAGAATATATGTTGATGTCAAGCTATCCTTAATCTAGTAttctgctgatgtgttcaaatTGTTTCCTTAGTCTGTGTTGTAATTTGTTATggcaaaaatataacaaaagactTTGCTCAGACAGAGACTGAGCTTTGCCTTTTAGATAATACAGGAGTTTACAGCTTTCTACAAGACCAAACATGACCGTAGTTTACAGCAGGCAAAGAACGCCAAGGACAAGCCATAACCAGTGTCCTGAAGCTTATTTCTGCTGCAGTCCTTTAAGAATGCATACCTGACTCGCCCCTTTGTTGGTTCCCATCTGCAGACTGATGGTGGTGTTGTCCATGGGGGCCTGGACTGGAGCCTTGGGATCATATAAATGCCTCCTGGTGCCATACGCACTCATACCTGCCTGACTGGCACACTTATTGGTCCCCatctgaaaaacagaacaatCACTTGTTGTATATAAATGATCAACAGTCATACAAGACCAATAAAGAGTTTTGGTGTAAACTGTTGCACAACATCACTGCATTTCtcacattttattgttttaagcAAGCGTGGGACTGTTGATACTGGTGCAACACTAACCAaacgtgtttttaaaagttttgaCTAAGCTGTTCCTCATATTTGCACCGCTCTCAAATTGCAGTCAAAGTATTTCTTCATTGCTTGAGAAGTGCTTGTGTTTACTTGATACCCTTCCAGGTAATGGAGGgggaaggaaagaaaagaaagcagggAGGTTTGAAGCATCAGTGACAATGTGCAGCTCTCGCACAGAAGAACGCTACTCAACATGAGATCATCATGACAAAGCCTTCTTTCACAACAGTTTCGCCACTTGCCGCAGTGAGTTCAGCTTTGCGAGCACGTAGCCCGCCTGTCAAAACGCAGCCAGAATGATcagatcatttaaaataaataaattaaatatataaattaaaaaataaaaaaaaaaaatcttatttctAATTTTTTGATCTTTATatttcaggaagaaaaaaaagaaaaaaaagaatcaagttTAGTCCCTTGTCTGCATTTCCTTCTAAAGCCCTGGCCCCGAGTTTCACTCTGAGAGCATCAGTCCTGTGATATTACTGACACTGAAAACTGTACCTGTAGGCCAATGACACACTGTCCAGCCTTCATCTTCTCATCGTCAAACATCCTCTGCTGCTTGTCCGCATACTTCACGCCAATGTCAACCCGCGACTGGCAGCCCTTGGTCTTGGCCTGAGAGAAAAGGCGGTGTAGAAGATTTCTCATTAAACTGCGATCATTCCCCACAAAAAACTACCACTTGTCA from Pelmatolapia mariae isolate MD_Pm_ZW linkage group LG18, Pm_UMD_F_2, whole genome shotgun sequence includes the following:
- the cnn2 gene encoding calponin-2, with protein sequence MSSFNKGPAYGLSAEVKNKIAQKYDPQKEEELRIWIEDITGSSIGPDFQKGLKNGVILCELINRLQPGSVKKINQSALNWHQLENLTNFIKALTVYGLKPHDIFEANDLFENGNMTQVQTTLLALASMAKTKGCQSRVDIGVKYADKQQRMFDDEKMKAGQCVIGLQMGTNKCASQAGMSAYGTRRHLYDPKAPVQAPMDNTTISLQMGTNKGASQAGMTAPGTRRAIYDQKLGTEKCDNSTMSLQMGYREGANQSGQNFGLGRQIYDAKYCPKATEIPGDENGAGVAREYIPDYQDEGYQGYQEEEQVYQDDGTDY